Genomic segment of Triticum aestivum cultivar Chinese Spring chromosome 6A, IWGSC CS RefSeq v2.1, whole genome shotgun sequence:
acatacctagatattctcataattactcacttttctatcaattactcgacagtaatttgttcacgcaccgtaatacttatgctatcttgagagaagccactagtgaaacctatggccccggggtctattttccatcatacaagtttccaatctattttattttgcaatctttactttcaatctatatcataaaaataccaaaaatatttatcttattattattatctctatcagatcgcactcttgcaagtggtcgtgaagggattgacaaccccttttatcgcgttggttgtgaggttcttatttgtttgtgtaggtacgaggtgactcgcgtgtggtctcttactggattgataccttggttctcaaaaactaagggaaatacttacgctgctttattgcatcaccctttcctcttcaagaaaaaaccaacgcagtgctcaagaggtagcaagcacatcaccaaattttgactagaatagtaagaccaaagaaaacaagaatcacAAAAAAccttttagaagatatccaacttccataactgctcctgtaagttggattagtgtctTCTCGATGCATtcgttgttgatctgcggaggctcttgcgtgcttctttcttctttgagtctaaagaagtagacattgcttcctcgcatctagtctcatgtatagtctctattctagcaacaagtgcactagtattatctctagcctctattctagctaAAAGTGCCGAACacctactaaattgtgctctatcaatatatcgatctATTCTTCTTCTCAATACCAAaaattgcatccattctacacaataaaaaatTAAGTTAGTTCAACTAGTGAAATCCGAAAGCACAACCGAAGctaagtagcacataccccatcggttgagaACTTGATGTACACCCATCCGgaatgttccggcgttgtagacacgtggCGCAAGAATTTCTTTCGGCAGtcgtcgcacttaatgagtggcaacggtgcgcggacgagcttttgggccagcaaCGAGCCCGGCCGACGGCCGTTCGTGTATCTGCCGGCGAAAcgccgacggtgtagatccgagcggctagaggcggAGTCAGTACTTGTatgcggccttgccggggccttctgGTCCgatgcccggccagtccatggcacaGCGCGGCTTCCCACACCGGGTGAGCTAAAGTCCggccggatccgctccaaatccgacCGTCGGGAGTGCAAATCAGGTGGGCGTGATTGGGTAGCTCGGGGCGTCGAGGGAACGGGGGCTGCGACAAGGGTTGGGGCGAGCGCGCGGCCGAGCTGCACagcggcaatggcggcggcggcgagggacgaGAGTGGCGGGGGTGCGTCTGGAGCAGGGGGGGTAGAAAAAAGGGGGGTTTGTTtccccgacgggcgggccagggtaGGACATGAGCAGGCGCCACGCACCGTCTGCGCGTGTCTCTTCGGCCGCAAACTCGGCCCAAACTTGGGCCCAAAATGGGTCGAAAGCGAACAGAAAACGGACGACGGTCCGTTTGCGGACGCACATTGGAAGGCCTGCTCTGTCCGTTTATCCCGAACGAACGCGGGCGGACAGGATGGGTCCCACATTGAATTTGGCCTCATCGGGATATGGTGTACATGTGTGTCCATAGGGGCGAGTGTGTTGCGCGTATATGAGCACATGCGTCTCTGTGGAAAAAAAAATGTGCATGCATGCGCTAACTGCCCGTTCTCCTGTACGTTGTTGGCTTGTTCGTCCCTATATGAACATGCACGCGCCCCTGCTTGCCTACGCTTCCATTCCACGCATCCCATTTGCACTGAAACTTTACAGCTAGTGCACAACTTCACACCATCAAGAAGCACGTAACCTGGCCATGTACATACCTGAAAACTAACATTACTGCTCCAGAGTCCAGACATAATCAGCTCGCCTTGCATGAGCTCGGTTTGGAACGACCTTCACCGGCGCCAAGCTGCCAACTAACAACCTTTGGCACTAGTGTAGTGGAGTTTGGTTGGAACCAGCTGCTTCCAACCTTGATGGTTATTTCGTGCTCCGCTCCTACGGGAAATGGCCATATAATTAGCAGATCAGATCGCTGGCTAGCTCCATCACCTTAACGCACCAACCATGGCCATGCAGCAACTCGTGTGCTGGCTCTGCGCCTTCCTGGCCCTCGTCCTCCTCAAGCTTCTTAAGAAGCGTGGCGCCACGACGGCGGCGCCGGCGCTGAAGCTGCCGCCAAGCCCGTCGTCGCTGCCGTTCATCCACAAcctgcaccacctcctccgcaGCCCGATCGCGCACCGCGCCGTGGCCAACATCGCGCGCGAGCTGGACGCGCCGCTCATGTACCTCCAGCTCGGGGAGCTCCCGACCGTGTTCGTATCGTCCGCGGACGCCGCCCGCGAGATCATGAAGGTGCACGACATGAAGTTCGCCTGGCGGCCGTATCCACCCACCATACACAAGCTGCGCCCCATGGGGAAGGGGATCTTCTTCGcgccgtacggcgccctgtggcggCAGCTCCGCAAGATCTCCATCGTGAAGCTGCTCAGCGTCCGGCGCGTCCACTCgttccaccgcgtgcgggaggaggaggccggccgcctcgtcgccgccatcgccgccacgCCGCCGGGAGAAACCGTGAACCTCTGCGAGCAGATCTTTTGGGTCATCGCGGACTCGACGATGCGCACCATGATCGGCGAGAGGTTCGAGAGGAGGGACGAGTTCCTGGTGGTGTTGGCGGACATCGTCAAGATCGCATCGGGTTTCACCATGGCCGAGTGGTTCCCGTCATCGTGGCTCGTGCGCGCCTTCGGTGGCACGAGGCGGCGCGGCCACGCGGGCTACCTTACGACCTACGAGCTGGTGGAGAGCGCCTACCGGCAGCGACAGAAGCGAAAGGAGGCCATGGCTGCACCGTCGACCAGGAACGCCGTGACGGGAGAGGAGGACCTGATGGACGAGCTCATGAGGATACACGAGGAAGGTGACCTCGAGGTGCCTCTCACCATTGGCAACATCAAGGCTGTCACGATAGTAAGTGATTTTACCCGTGCTTAATGCACTATCCCATTTGTTCACTCTGTTCACGAACTAATTAACAGACTAGTAATTGATCCTTAAACAACACTTGCGCACCTTACAGGATCTCTTTGGCGCCGGGACCGAGACGTCAGCAGATGCACTCCAGTGGGCGATGTCAGAGCTGATGAGGAACCCGAGAGTGATGCAGAAAGCACAGGCCGAGCTGCGCGACAAACTCGGCGGGAAGCCTACCGTGACCGAGGCCGGCCTGGCCGACATGACCTACCTGAAGCTCGTCGTCAAGGAGACCCTGAGGCTGCACCCGGCGCTGCCATTGCTCGTTCCAAGGGAGTGCAACGAGACGTGCAAGATCATGGGGTACGACGTGCCCAAAGGCTTCGTCGTGTTCGTGAATGCATGGGCGATCGGCAGGGACCCCAAGTTCTGGGACGACCCGGAGGAGTTCAAGCCGGAGCGGTTCGAGAACTCCACTGTCGACCTCAAGGGGACGGACTTCGAGTTCATACCGTTCGGTGCTGGCCGCAGGCTCTGCCCTGGCTTGGCGTTCGGACTGGCCAGCATTGAGATCGTGCTCGCCGTGCTGCTCTACCACTTCGACTGGGAGCTCCCGGACGGGATGGCCCCGAGCGAGCTAGACATGACTGAGGAGATGGGCATCACCATCCGAAGGAAGAATGATCTTTACCTGCGTCCAACTGTTCGTATAAAGGTGTAGGTTCTCTTTCGAAAAGGAGGGTTTACCCCTAGCCTCTGCATAATAAACATGTGATGCATAGTTGCTTTGCATCGTCAACGGTGACGAGTTTGTCCAATGTACTGCCCGTTTATCGTTACTTGAATAAAATAAGCATGAGGCATATTTCATGAAACCGATTATGTAAGTTGCTTTACAAAAATTCATTGTAAGTCGATTTTGTCTGGGCCGTGATTTTTTTTTTCTAAGTCGATTATGTCCCGGTCAttggattttttatttattttttgcgaaCAATCCCGGTCATTGGATTGAAATCCATGGTTTGGCACCTCTCTTCCTTCTCCAACCCAAccccttctttttcttcctccAGCAGGCTGCATCGGAGCGCCGGGATGCGCCTACCGATGGTAGTCCCTTGCTTTAATCTCTCCCTCGCAGCTAGCAAGATCAATCCTTGTCCTAAGACATGAACATACTAAGATTGGAAGACTCGTAGCCATAGCTGCACAAGCAGTGCCGACATGTCACGACCGAGGAGCTTAATTTCAGTACGTGGCGGGGAAGATTTCTTCCCTATCTCCTCTAGTTTCATGGTGCGGGAGTTGGTTCTCATCCATGGCTAGCAGCAGCAAGGGTTACAATGATGGATTGAGGACGGCCACAATTGGATATGGCATGGAGGTCAGTCAGTGCTTTGCGGTGTGGCTTGTCGTGTTGTGGTAGGGCAAAGGTGTCACAATCTTCCGATGATGGGTAACTATCGCTTTGGTAGAGAAAGGCTTTGACGACTCGACTACAAACAAGTGATCATATTgtaccttagcaatcactaaaccaatctcctggAGGTTACTGACGATACCAAAAGCATGATCAGCCCTACCACAAAGGTCTATTactgcaagcaaccgaagaacaagcaagagTATGATAAAAAAAACAATCTGAATATTGTGGATATAGATAAAGTATTGATGCAAGTGGGGTTCCAAAAATAGTCTTGGCATGGTCGTTGGACACAAGCGAAGTACACAAAGTTACAGTGGTGACTAACTGTtaactaaacaaaacccaaagaaaTTGCTATGAGATTGATCTACTCTTATACAACTAAGGGATGGCTGCCAAGAGGGTGGAAGAACGTCCAAAGACAGTCAAAACCTAACCATAAGTCGTACAAGGCACATGTGCCCAAGTGGAGAAGACACATCATCTTTTGACTTGGATTTTGAGGTAGCATCACACCGTTTTTTCTTTATCTCTGCTCCCACAAGGAATTTGATGGTGAATCTAATTAGGTTGGGAAGTACAGGAGGTAAGCTTTCCAAAAGAAAAAGATTCACTCAGTTCAGAGTCCGGATGCAAAAGTTGTAAGCATTTGAAATCAGGTAGGTCTGTGCAAGTCCGAATCTGAGTTCAAAAcacgtgtgtgtggggggggggggggggctgcttaAGCCAAAAGTAATGTGAGAGGATTTCTTGAACAAAcctagttattttattttctttatcttCACACGTGGTTTGTACAGGTCTGATAATTCTGCAATTAGGCATGAAATAAAAATAGGTGAAATATTTTTGTTCCggatgtcggatctcgggttccggcagacccttgaggttcgaacactggggtgcgcacggagatttctcCCCTACCGAtttacgtccgatcctctcgtgcgaattaagatgaaaatgatgaacaacgcaagagacacgaggtttatactggtttgggtcaccattgtggtgtaataccctactccagtgtgtggtgtggtggattgcctcttgggctgatgatggacagtacaggggaagaacagcctcacgaggggtgttcttgagctggtgcggtgtgttctacttagtctctggGTTTCTCACTGTTCTTCTCCCTCTCAATTcgatgcctctactctgtggtggctagctctatttatagaggccccgggcctctccccgaataattgagcgggaaggatgccaacaattggccattttgaaggggaacatctagtacaagttatcttgaccaaaggtggtcttcggctgccaaaagcactggtgatgacgccgtcttgggcttcacggtgaccttcgtccagccgtccggctggtcttggtctcgttgcaccggaatgtgAGAGGATTTCTTGAACAAAcctagttattttattttctttatcttCACACGTGGTTTGTACAGGTCTGATAATTCTGCAATTAGGCATGAAATAAAAATAGGTGAAATATTTTTGTTCCggatgtcggatctcgggttccggcagacccttgaggttcgaacactggggtgcgcacggagatctctcccctaccgatttacgtccgatcctctcgtgcgaattaagatgaaaatgatgaacaacgcaagagacacgaggtttatactggtttgggtcaccgttgtggtgtaataccctactccagtgtgtggtgtggtggattgcctcttgggctgatgatggacagtacaggggaagaacagcctcacgaggggtgttcttgagctggtgcggtgtgttctacttagtctctggGTTTCTCACTGTTCTTCTCCCTCTCAATTcgatgcctctactctgtggtggctagctctatttatagaggccccgggcctctccccgaataattgagcgggaaggacgccaacaattggccattttgaaggggaacatctagtacaagttatcttgaccaaaggtggtcttcggctgccaaaagcactggtgatgacgccgtcttgggctccacggtgacctccgtccagccgtccggctggtcttggtctcgttgcaccggaatggtaacctttgcctgatgccttggcatgtgcttgacccctttgcaccaaagggaaaacaaggactctgcgcaggctggcgcccgcctggccttgatcgtcatggcttgcgtcatgggatcctcgcgaggtacccttgcattgatctctccgcctcctcgcgagcctgcctgataaggccgctcttgaggaagcttcctgtcgtccgccccgcgaggcttggcccctcgcgagggtcttgagcttgagctgatgaagatgggccacgttAGGCCCTCACTTGagccaggccgcaggcaggcaagtctggggacccccgttcccagaacaccgacagtaacccccgggcccaaggtgcgcgcgggcttggcttagcagagaagcgaaggggcaagcgcgaagcgccgcgggccctaacagcctgcggccttgggcgtcgtgaggcggttgattggacgtgggcgtttgCGCTTctcacgacgcctcggcaactgcacgactgacAAAAGAGGGTGCCCTGGCCAGGCTTACTTGCCCTGCTCTCGTCTGTCTTGCCCTaaatcccctttctcgctctccttCCTCTTGCTCCTGAAATCCTCCAGATCCGTCTCAATTCTTCGCATCCGGCatgccatggcgcctcgcaagtcccCGGCTGATGCTTGGTACTCGTCGGCCCTGGATTCCCCAAAtttgtcggagaagaacctcgcccccGCGCGCCTGATGACGGGGGCGCAGGGCAGcaagggggcgactgtgctcaaggccggctccgaccagcatgagggcaaggggagcaccttctactcGTTCTGtcgggcgcctccaccctcgtCTAGTATTGCCCATAGGGCAGCCTAAGTCCGTTGACGCATGGTCCCGCGCGGAGCTCGTCGACCCTCATGCGAAGGCGGTGTTGAGGAAGATGAACGTGG
This window contains:
- the LOC123130563 gene encoding desmethyl-deoxy-podophyllotoxin synthase, producing the protein MAMQQLVCWLCAFLALVLLKLLKKRGATTAAPALKLPPSPSSLPFIHNLHHLLRSPIAHRAVANIARELDAPLMYLQLGELPTVFVSSADAAREIMKVHDMKFAWRPYPPTIHKLRPMGKGIFFAPYGALWRQLRKISIVKLLSVRRVHSFHRVREEEAGRLVAAIAATPPGETVNLCEQIFWVIADSTMRTMIGERFERRDEFLVVLADIVKIASGFTMAEWFPSSWLVRAFGGTRRRGHAGYLTTYELVESAYRQRQKRKEAMAAPSTRNAVTGEEDLMDELMRIHEEGDLEVPLTIGNIKAVTIDLFGAGTETSADALQWAMSELMRNPRVMQKAQAELRDKLGGKPTVTEAGLADMTYLKLVVKETLRLHPALPLLVPRECNETCKIMGYDVPKGFVVFVNAWAIGRDPKFWDDPEEFKPERFENSTVDLKGTDFEFIPFGAGRRLCPGLAFGLASIEIVLAVLLYHFDWELPDGMAPSELDMTEEMGITIRRKNDLYLRPTVRIKV